The following proteins are encoded in a genomic region of Populus trichocarpa isolate Nisqually-1 chromosome 13, P.trichocarpa_v4.1, whole genome shotgun sequence:
- the LOC18104526 gene encoding 3-ketoacyl-CoA synthase 19, which produces MELFLAMLPLLLYYIIFNLYKLGYQKKDQCCYMLSYECHKAAEDQKLDPRSSARIISRNKNLGIEEYKFLLKTTVSSGIGEETYVPKNIMEGREESATLMDEISEMDGILFDTVDKLFAKTGVSPSEINIIVSSVSLFSPAPSLTARVINRYKMREDIKAFNLSGMGCSASAVAIDLVKQLFKTYKNSFAIVMSTESMSSHWYPGKDKSMMLSNILFRTGGCSILLTNNRDWKIKALMELTCSVRTHIGSNDEAYNSCFQAEDDLGINGFRLNKDLPKAGAKALTMNLRVLLPKVIPLSEVLRYRISYYRNKIMKRPTPKDAGPGLDLKSGIDHFCVHPGGRAIIDEAGQSLALNDYDLEPARMALYRFGNTSSGGLWYVLGYMEAKKRLKKGDTILMISLGAGFKCNNCVWKVMKDLEDTNVWKNCIDQYPPKTLANSFSKILASISDESMNFTSLEDYLP; this is translated from the coding sequence atggAGTTGTTCTTGGCAATGCTTCCACTGTTATTGTACTATATTATCTTCAACCTTTATAAGTTAGGATACCAAAAGAAAGACCAATGTTGCTATATGCTAAGCTATGAGTGCCATAAAGCCGCTGAAGACCAGAAGCTTGATCCTAGATCCAGTGCTAGAATTATTTCACGAAACAAGAATCTCGGAATAGAAGAATACAAGTTTCTTTTAAAGACTACGGTTAGTTCTGGCATTGGTGAAGAAACTTATGTCCCAAAAAATATCATGGAAGGAAGAGAGGAATCTGCAACTCTTATGGATGAAATTTCGGAGATGGATGGTATCCTTTTCGATACTGTTGATAAGCTCTTTGCTAAGACAGGAGTTTCTCCATCAGAAATCAACATTATTGTCTCTTCAGTCTCTTTGTTCTCACCAGCTCCCTCTCTAACAGCTCGAGTAATAAACCGTTACAAGATGAGGGAGGACATCAAGGCATTCAATCTCTCTGGAATGGGTTGTAGTGCAAGTGCAGTAGCCATTGATTTAGTCAAGCAACTGTTCAAGACATACAAGAATTCATTTGCAATCGTTATGAGCACAGAATCCATGAGTTCACATTGGTATCCTGGAAAAGACAAGTCCATGATGCTCTCCAACATTCTATTTCGTACTGGGGGCTGCTCCATTCTCTTAACAAATAACAGAGATTGGAAGATTAAAGCCCTCATGGAATTGACTTGTTCTGTACGCACACATATCGGCTCTAATGATGAAGCATATAACAGCTGCTTCCAAGCAGAAGATGACCTTGGAATCAATGGCTTTCGGCTCAACAAAGATCTACCTAAAGCTGGTGCTAAAGCTTTAACCATGAATCTCCGAGTTCTTCTTCCTAAAGTTATACCACTGTCAGAGGTGCTCCGCTATCGAATAAGCTATTAtcgaaataaaataatgaagcgGCCAACTCCTAAGGATGCAGGACCTGGTTTGGATCTCAAGTCTGGAATCGATCACTTTTGTGTGCACCCTGGTGGGCGGGCAATCATTGATGAGGCTGGTCAGAGTTTAGCTCTCAATGATTATGATCTTGAACCAGCTAGAATGGCACTTTATCGGTTTGGAAATACATCATCTGGCGGCCTGTGGTATGTTTTAGGTTACATGGAGGCCAAGAAAAGGCTCAAGAAGGGTGATACAATACTAATGATcagccttggggcaggttttaaGTGCAACAATTGTGTGTGGAAAGTTATGAAGGACTTGGAGGACACAAATGTCTGGAAAAACTGCATAGATCAATACCCTCCAAAAACCTTAGCCAACTCTTTCTCTAAGATCTTAGCTTCGATCAGTGATGAAAGCATGAATTTCACCAGCCTTGAAGATTACCTACCATAA
- the LOC18104527 gene encoding dynamin-related protein 4C: protein MSGGKPSSKRKGVEKYEDASVNTEVELHVEHEAIFHDHVPIVSYYNDRITPLLDAVDRLRQLQVMKEGIQLPTIVVVGDQSSGKSSVLESLACINLPRGDGICTRVPLIVRLKHHPSLVPEIFLQFNGKTVPTDEAHVADAINLVTDEIAGNGKGISNTELTLVVKKNGVPDLTLVDLPGITRVPVHGQPENIYEQIAYIIMKYISPDESVILNVLSASVDFSTCESIRMSQKVDKNGQRTLAVVTKVDKSPEGLLEKVTRNDVNIGLGYVCVRNRIGNESYEDARKEEAALFATHQLLSKIDKSTVGIQVLAQKLVQIQANIIAKCLPDIVRKIDEKLSASISELNRIPRRLLSVAEVMAAFMGIIGSSKDSLRKILLRGEIDEYRHEKDMHCTARLVEMLNQFSTELHKCSDHTKNFMINEIEVLEETKGIELPNFLPHAAILAILQQKVEEISELQIGFVEKVWAYIRGVVISVLNHHSANYHQLQLFIGRAAHKLVDKMKDRSIDWVTEILQMEKETDYTCNPEYMKEWNKLIAQQQAVIDNITKFGSSRVTIDGSREVVVGDLRGHKHVLLQAFDLKMRLIAYWKIVLMRLVDNMALHLQLSIRNLVNKEMEKEIVNALLGTGGGVAIERMLEEPPSVASKRERLNTSIKLLRESKEVLANIRDKIECGDH, encoded by the coding sequence ATGAGTGGAGGCAAGCCTTCTTCAAAAAGGAAAGgagttgaaaaatatgaagatgCATCAGTAAATACAGAAGTAGAACTTCATGTTGAACATGAGGCTATTTTTCATGATCATGTACCAATTGTTTCGTATTACAACGACCGTATCACACCTCTCCTTGATGCAGTGGACAGGCTGAGGCAACTCCAGGTAATGAAAGAAGGCATACAACTTCCAaccattgttgttgttggcGATCAATCTTCAGGCAAATCCAGTGTTCTTGAATCATTGGCTTGTATCAATCTTCCTCGTGGCGATGGCATTTGCACTAGAGTGCCTCTCATTGTGAGGCTTAAACATCACCCATCTCTTGTACCAGAGATTTTCTTGCAGTTCAATGGCAAAACAGTGCCTACTGATGAAGCCCACGTTGCTGATGCTATCAATCTTGTCACTGATGAGATAGCAGGCAACGGTAAGGGCATATCTAACACTGAATTAACTCTTGTAGTGAAAAAGAATGGTGTTCCTGATCTTACTCTTGTTGATCTCCCTGGAATAACAAGAGTTCCTGTTCATGGTCAACCTGAAAATATCTATGAGCAGATAGCATACATTATAATGAAGTATATTAGTCCTGATGAGAGTGTTATCCTTAATGTTTTGTCTGCGAGCGTTGATTTTTCCACATGTGAATCCATAAGGATGTCACAGAAAGTCGACAAGAACGGTCAGAGGACTCTTGCTGTGGTTACAAAGGTTGATAAATCACCTGAAGGGTTACTTGAGAAGGTCACTAGAAATGATGTGAATATAGGCCTTGGTTATGTGTGTGTTAGAAACCGTATTGGTAATGAGTCTTATGAGGATGCAAGGAAGGAAGAAGCTGCACTGTTTGCTACACATCAACTTTTGTCCAAGATTGATAAATCTACAGTGGGTATTCAAGTTTTGGCTCAAAAACTGGTGCAAATTCAGGCTAATATTATTGCCAAGTGTTTGCCTGATATCGTCAGAAAGATTGATGAGAAGTTGAGTGCGAGTATTTCAGAGCTGAATAGGATACCTAGGAGGTTGTTGTCAGTTGCTGAGGTCATGGCAGCTTTCATGGGCATTATTGGATCTTCCAAGGACTCTTTGAGGAAAATCCTTTTAAGAGGGGAAATTGATGAATACCGACATGAAAAAGATATGCACTGCACTGCTAGATTGGTTGAAATGCTCAATCAATTCTCAACAGAACTTCATAAGTGTTCTGACCATACAAAGAATTTTATGATAAATGAGATTGAGGTTTTGGAGGAAACAAAAGGGATTGAATTGCCAAATTTCCTTCCTCACGCTGCCATCCTTGCCATCCTGCAGCaaaaagttgaagaaatatCAGAACTACAAATAGGGTTTGTTGAAAAAGTGTGGGCTTACATTCGAGGTGTGGTCATTTCAGTTTTGAATCATCACTCGGCGAACTATCACCAACTTCAGTTATTTATCGGACGAGCGGCCCATAAACTTGTAGATAAAATGAAAGACCGGTCCATTGATTGGGTAACAGAGATTCTCCAGATGGAGAAGGAAACGGATTACACATGTAATCCAGAATATATGAAGGAATGGAACAAGCTCATCGCACAGCAGCAAGCAGTCATCGACAACATTACGAAATTTGGATCTTCCAGGGTGACGATTGATGGCTCGAGAGAGGTTGTAGTGGGAGATCTTAGGGGTCATAAACATGTTCTTCTTCAAGCTTTTGACTTGAAGATGAGGCTGATTGCTTACTGGAAGATTGTCTTGATGAGGTTGGTTGACAATATGGCTCTGCATCTCCAGCTCAGCATCCGAAACTTGGTGAACAAGGAGATGGAAAAGGAGATTGTTAATGCGTTGTTGGGTACTGGTGGTGGTGTTGCAATAGAAAGAATGTTAGAGGAACCTCCATCTGTTGCTAGCAAGCGTGAGAGGCTGAACACAAGTATCAAGTTGTTGAGGGAGTCTAAAGAGGTGCTGGCAAATATCAGAGACAAAATTGAATGTGGTGATCACTAG